The following proteins come from a genomic window of Paramisgurnus dabryanus chromosome 19, PD_genome_1.1, whole genome shotgun sequence:
- the klhl38a gene encoding kelch-like protein 38 — translation MAGISTEIFPFKDQELPAHLLCQLNILRQEQIFTDVILCTQDREFPCHRNVLVSSSPYFRAMFCSNFRESNQERVDLKGLTSEVMECIVEYLYTGAISITMELVLPLMQAASMLQYGRLFEACSTFLQEQLNPDNCLSMIRLSEILHCETLKERAKEMAVRCFSDVAGTEDFCELSLPELMCYLEDDRLCAEEEQVFETLLAWIHHDPFSRRGAIHDLFKKVRLRYIHPTYLFQFIANDPLVQSSTLCTEIIESVRRLMFSVSAKCTRELKPLWTTPRRYTCHKNLVVVGGRKNNEQTSREALLYDERTQRWQWLAKLPLRLYKAAYVCIHSILYVVGGLNLSLVSGESAVSATVYTLSLKTNQWRTAEPMLEPRYAHQSVSYLHFIFALGGIGPDKKTSNTVERYNSMFNQWESMAPMPTAVLHPAVAANDQRIYVFGGEDALQNPVRLIQVYHISRNLWSRLETRTVKNVCAPAAVIEDKIYIVGGYTRRVIAYDTKANQFVKCANMTERRMHHSATVINNKLYVTGGRFLNSHDVIEDSDCFECYDPKTDAWTPKGSLPYKLFDHGSLSLICLSNRPNPP, via the exons ATGGCTGGAATATCAACGGAGATCTTTCCATTTAAAGACCAAGAGCTCCCCGCCCACCTCCTGTGTCAGTTGAACATTTTGAGGCAGGAGCAGATCTTCACCGATGTAATCTTGTGCACCCAAGACAGGGAGTTCCCTTGCCACAGGAACGTCTTGGTTTCCAGCAGCCCGTACTTCCGTGCCATGTTCTGCAGCAACTTCCGGGAAAGCAACCAGGAACGAGTGGACCTGAAAGGCCTTACTTCAGAAGTCATGGAATGCATTGTGGAATACCTTTATACTGGAGCCATATCCATCACCATGGAGCTCGTGTTGCCCCTGATGCAGGCGGCCTCTATGCTGCAATACGGTAGGCTTTTCGAGGCCTGCTCCACTTTCCTACAGGAGCAGCTCAATCCAGACAACTGCCTCAGCATGATCCGGCTCTCTGAGATCCTTCATTGCGAAACCCTAAAAGAGAGAGCGAAAGAAATGGCTGTGCGCTGTTTCTCGGACGTTGCGGGCACGGAAGACTTCTGTGAACTTTCGCTTCCCGAACTTATGTGCTACCTGGAGGACGACAGGTTGTGTGCTGAGGAAGAGCAGGTGTTTGAAACTCTCCTGGCTTGGATCCACCATGACCCCTTCTCCAGGCGTGGTGCCATTCATGATCTCTTCAAGAAGGTTCGGTTAAGGTACATCCATCCGACGTACCTCTTTCAGTTTATCGCTAATGATCCGCTCGTCCAGTCGTCTACATTGTGCACGGAGATCATCGAGTCCGTGCGACGTCTGATGTTTTCGGTTAGTGCAAAGTGCACTCGTGAACTGAAGCCTCTCTGGACCACGCCACGGCGTTACACGTGCCATAAAAATCTGGTGGTGGTTGGAGGCCGCAAGAACAATGAACAGACGTCTCGAGAGGCGCTCCTATATGATGAGCGGACACAGCGCTGGCAGTGGCTAGCCAAACTACCTTTGCGTCTGTACAAGGCGGCATATGTCTGCATCCACAGCATTTTGTATGTGGTGGGAGGGCTTAACCTTAGTCTGGTGTCTGGAGAAAGTGCGGTCAGTGCCACCGTGTACACCCTCTCCTTGAAGACCAACCAGTGGAGGACTGCTGAGCCGATGCTGGAGCCACGTTATGCCCATCAGAGCGTCTCTTACCTTCACTTCATCTTTGCTCTTGGAGGAATAGGGCCCGACAAAAAGACCTCAAATACTGTGGAGCGCTACAACAGCATGTTTAATCAGTGGGAGTCCATGGCACCGATGCCCACGGCGGTCCTGCACCCTGCAGTCGCTGCCAACGACCAGAGAATTTATGTGTTTGGAGGCGAGGATGCCTTGCAGAATCCAGTGAGGCTGATACAG GTGTATCACATATCCCGAAACTTGTGGTCTAGACTTGAAACCCGGACGGTGAAGAATGTCTGTGCACCTGCTGCCGTCATAGAGGACAAGATTTATATTGTCGGAG gATACACTAGAAGAGTGATCGCCTATGACACGAAAGCCAATCAATTTGTCAAGTGCGCGAATATGACGGAGAGGAGGATGCACCACTCGGCTACAGTCATCAATAACAAACTCTATGTAACAGGAGGACGTTTCCTCAACAGTCATGATGTCATCGAGGACTCCGACTGCTTTGAGTGCTATGACCCTAAAACAGACGCGTGGACTCCAAAGGGCTCTCTACCGTACAAGCTGTTTGATCACGGCTCACTATCTCTGATCTGCCTCTCCAACCGTCCCAACCCACCATGA